Part of the Aureitalea marina genome, AAATTGCCAGACATGACGGACAAGTTTCTGTTGCCAGGGCATTTACCCGAAACGAATTGGATCAAATCTCGACTAAAGTAATCGGTAACCATTCCATCTCCCGTAAATGGGCATACAGATGGCAATGGACCATTCAACCCTCAAATCAAAACAATAGATAATGGCGGTTAAGATCATTTCAGTAGCCAAGCAATTGCCGAAATTCACAAGAAGTACCGCAGAGATACTACCCTGGGTGGAGCTTTGGTTAAAGGATCAGCCGGATCGGTTCAGGCGGAAGATCCTGAAGATATTCGAGGGAGCTGGTGTAGATCGGCGCTATTCCATTATGGATGCCCACCAGGTATTCCATCCTTATACCCTGGAAGAGCGCAACGATTTCTATGTAGCCGGCATGAAGCAATTGGGAGGTGGTGCGGTTAAAAAGGCCTTAGAACAATCCAATTGGCAGGCCACAGATCTGGACTATATCATTACGGTCAGTTGTACTGGGATTATGATCCCTTCCATCGATGCCTACCTGATTAACGAATTTGAGATGAGACAGGACATAGTCCGGCTACCGGTAACAGAAATGGGGTGTGCCGCTGGAATATCCGGAATGATCTACGCCAAAGAGTTCTTGGAGGCCAATCCCGGAAAGCGGGCTATAGTCCTTGCACTGGAGTCGCCCACAGCTACCTTTCAATTGGAGGATTTCTCTATGGTGAATATGGTCAGTGCGGCCATATTTGGTGATGGTGCCGCTGCTGTGCTGATGTCTTCCCGAGAAGAAGATCAGGGTCCAC contains:
- a CDS encoding type III polyketide synthase, which translates into the protein MAVKIISVAKQLPKFTRSTAEILPWVELWLKDQPDRFRRKILKIFEGAGVDRRYSIMDAHQVFHPYTLEERNDFYVAGMKQLGGGAVKKALEQSNWQATDLDYIITVSCTGIMIPSIDAYLINEFEMRQDIVRLPVTEMGCAAGISGMIYAKEFLEANPGKRAIVLALESPTATFQLEDFSMVNMVSAAIFGDGAAAVLMSSREEDQGPQIKDQAMYHFYNAAHMMGFKLVNTGLQMILDKTVPEQIASHFPKIIHPFLEDNGLQMEQVDHLIFHPGGRKIVQTVEELFGAMGKEINDTREVLKLYGNMSSVTVLYVLERFLNKDIAAGEYGLMLSFGPGFSAQRILIEF